A region of Rhodospirillales bacterium DNA encodes the following proteins:
- a CDS encoding sel1 repeat family protein, giving the protein MAAALFFCPPASAGPIDDALAARARGDHATALQLLSPLAEAGDRAAQYELGTMRFTGKGVPRDEGDAARWFGRAAERGDERAQRVLGVLFDNGWGVARDHAIAARWYRRAAEQGDPEAQYALGEMCANGRGVAIDGIQAYAWLSLAASRFPPEERRRVEIARGIVGLSLTVAQIAAAERVVDEWKPKAETQP; this is encoded by the coding sequence TTGGCGGCGGCTCTGTTCTTCTGTCCGCCCGCGTCGGCGGGGCCGATCGACGACGCGCTCGCGGCCCGGGCGCGTGGCGACCACGCCACCGCGCTCCAGTTGTTGTCGCCGCTCGCGGAGGCGGGGGACCGCGCCGCCCAGTACGAGCTTGGCACCATGCGTTTCACTGGAAAGGGCGTCCCGCGGGACGAGGGAGACGCCGCTCGCTGGTTCGGCCGGGCGGCGGAACGTGGCGACGAGCGTGCCCAGCGCGTCCTCGGCGTCCTGTTCGACAACGGCTGGGGCGTCGCGCGCGACCATGCGATCGCGGCGCGGTGGTATCGGAGGGCGGCGGAGCAGGGCGATCCCGAAGCGCAGTACGCGCTGGGCGAGATGTGCGCGAATGGACGTGGCGTCGCCATCGACGGCATCCAGGCGTACGCGTGGCTCTCGTTGGCCGCGTCACGCTTTCCGCCTGAGGAGAGGCGGAGGGTGGAGATCGCCCGCGGCATCGTCGGCTTGTCGTTGACGGTCGCGCAGATCGCGGCGGCCGAGCGCGTGGTGGACGAGTGGAAGCCGAAGGCCGAGACGCAGCCCTGA
- the rodA gene encoding rod shape-determining protein RodA — MSLANAQPELTLLDKIRRIDLRLVLILAGLAGVGYAALYSAGGMKPDPWAAKHAMRFAAAAGLMLVVALVDIRVWMRLAYPAYALAVLLLIAVDLKGKGAMGAQRWLDLGFFQLQPSELMKVALILALARYFHSLSKEQVGRVVYVVPAVLAIIVPVGLVMVQPDLGTALMLMGTGGAVMFVAGVKLWKFLLAIALAAASLPVAWKLMHEYQRNRVRIFLDPDLDPLGAGYHILQSKIAIGSGGVLGKGFGLGTQSALNFLPEKQTDFIFTMWAEETGLRGALLLIALYAALILYGYVVSLRARSHFGRLLAIGVAITVFLYVFINCGMVIGLLPVVGIPLPIVSYGGTAMLTVMFACGLLLGISVHRDQVVPRP; from the coding sequence ATGAGCCTCGCCAACGCCCAGCCGGAACTGACGCTGCTCGACAAGATCAGGCGCATCGATCTGCGGCTGGTCCTGATCCTCGCCGGCCTCGCCGGCGTCGGCTACGCCGCGCTCTATTCGGCCGGCGGCATGAAGCCCGATCCGTGGGCCGCCAAGCACGCGATGCGTTTCGCGGCCGCCGCCGGCCTCATGCTCGTCGTGGCGCTGGTCGACATCCGCGTCTGGATGCGCCTGGCCTATCCGGCCTACGCGCTGGCGGTGCTGCTGCTGATCGCCGTCGACCTCAAGGGCAAGGGCGCCATGGGCGCGCAGCGATGGCTCGACCTCGGATTCTTCCAGCTCCAGCCGTCGGAGCTGATGAAGGTGGCGCTGATCCTGGCGCTGGCGCGCTACTTCCACAGCCTCAGCAAGGAGCAGGTGGGGCGCGTCGTGTACGTCGTGCCGGCGGTGCTGGCGATCATCGTGCCGGTCGGACTGGTGATGGTGCAGCCCGATCTCGGCACCGCGCTGATGCTGATGGGCACCGGCGGCGCCGTGATGTTCGTGGCCGGCGTCAAGCTGTGGAAGTTCCTGCTGGCGATCGCGCTGGCCGCCGCCAGCCTGCCGGTGGCGTGGAAACTGATGCACGAGTACCAGCGCAACCGCGTGCGCATCTTCCTCGATCCCGACCTCGATCCGCTGGGCGCCGGCTACCACATCCTCCAGTCGAAGATCGCGATCGGCTCGGGCGGCGTCCTCGGCAAGGGGTTCGGGCTGGGCACCCAGTCGGCGCTCAACTTCCTGCCGGAGAAGCAGACCGACTTCATCTTCACGATGTGGGCCGAGGAGACCGGGCTGCGCGGCGCGCTGCTGCTGATCGCGCTCTACGCCGCGCTGATCCTATACGGCTACGTCGTCTCGCTGCGCGCCCGCAGCCATTTCGGCCGCCTTCTGGCGATCGGCGTCGCCATCACCGTGTTCCTCTACGTGTTCATCAACTGCGGCATGGTGATCGGGCTGCTGCCGGTGGTCGGCATCCCGCTGCCGATCGTCAGCTACGGCGGCACGGCGATGCTGACGGTGATGTTCGCGTGCGGATTGCTGCTGGGGATAAGCGTCCACCGCGACCAGGTGGTGCCGCGGCCATGA
- the mrdA gene encoding penicillin-binding protein 2, with protein sequence MRRDSDRYTMFSRRALVLGGLKIGLLGTLGAQLYRLQTVEIGKYQVLDKENRIKPRFLPPSRGLIFDRTGEPLAANRNNFRVLISADRGRLSEALKQAEQVLERLEHVVPIGERERQRIVEQLRRNRSFAPVLVRENLSWEQVAQIEFNAPELPGVSTELGQTRDYFHPDLASHIVGYIGRVSPEDLRDNPDQTLERLPSLRIGKKGVEKGADRDLRGTEGAIQVEVNAVGRVVRELDRTEPEAGANLLLTLDLELQKYVVERLKDQSAAAVVMDVVTGDILSMVSVPSYDNNTFARGVTQAEWQELLADPKKPLLNKAAQGVYPPGSTYKMVTALAALEGKVLGVWDRLPCNGFIEMPGIKQKKYCWIHPAGHGSPNLLEALAQSCDCYFYEAAKRAGVDRIADMAHRLGFGKPTEAGLPEESGGLQPTRGWKQERAGAPWGIGDTYNLGIGQGDMLATPLQLAVMTARIANGGFEVKPRLVAARAGKGEPLRPPEVRNKPDAPSMRLNPVNLKAVQEGMNMVVNHGLGTAGGSRILERGMAMAGKTGTSQVKRITESERDRKMSQEELPWHLRHHALFVGYAPVENPRYACALIVEHGMGGSKTAAPITRDILIQTQKIDPSRRPDRFKNAAVVGGGSLAEAPPTADPAKPKDGAR encoded by the coding sequence ATGAGGCGCGATTCCGACCGGTACACGATGTTCAGCCGCCGCGCGCTGGTGCTCGGCGGCCTCAAGATCGGCCTGCTCGGCACGCTCGGCGCGCAGCTCTACCGCCTCCAGACGGTGGAGATCGGCAAGTACCAGGTCCTCGACAAGGAGAACCGGATCAAGCCGCGCTTCCTGCCGCCGTCGCGCGGGCTGATCTTCGACCGCACCGGCGAGCCACTGGCCGCCAACCGCAACAATTTCCGCGTCCTCATCAGCGCCGACCGCGGCCGGCTGTCGGAGGCGCTGAAGCAGGCCGAGCAGGTGCTCGAGCGCCTCGAGCACGTCGTGCCGATCGGCGAGCGGGAGCGGCAGCGCATCGTCGAGCAGCTCAGGCGCAACCGCAGCTTCGCGCCGGTGCTGGTGCGCGAGAACCTGAGCTGGGAGCAGGTGGCGCAGATCGAGTTCAACGCGCCCGAGCTGCCCGGCGTCTCGACCGAGCTCGGCCAGACCCGCGACTACTTCCATCCCGACCTGGCGAGCCACATCGTCGGCTACATCGGCCGCGTGTCGCCGGAGGACCTGCGCGACAACCCGGACCAGACGCTCGAGCGCCTGCCGAGCCTGCGCATCGGCAAGAAGGGCGTCGAGAAGGGCGCCGACCGCGATCTGCGCGGTACCGAGGGCGCCATCCAGGTCGAGGTCAACGCGGTCGGCCGCGTCGTGCGCGAGCTCGACCGGACCGAGCCCGAGGCCGGCGCCAACCTGCTGCTGACGCTCGACCTCGAGCTCCAGAAGTACGTCGTCGAGCGCCTCAAGGACCAGAGCGCCGCCGCCGTGGTGATGGACGTGGTGACCGGCGACATCCTCTCGATGGTGTCGGTGCCGAGCTACGACAACAACACCTTCGCGCGCGGCGTGACGCAGGCGGAGTGGCAGGAGCTGCTCGCGGATCCGAAGAAGCCGCTGCTCAACAAGGCCGCCCAGGGCGTCTATCCGCCGGGCTCGACCTACAAGATGGTCACCGCGCTCGCCGCCCTCGAGGGCAAGGTGCTCGGCGTCTGGGACCGGCTTCCGTGCAACGGCTTCATCGAGATGCCGGGCATCAAGCAGAAGAAGTACTGCTGGATCCATCCCGCCGGCCACGGCTCGCCGAACCTGCTGGAGGCGCTGGCGCAGTCCTGCGACTGCTATTTCTACGAGGCGGCCAAGCGCGCCGGCGTCGACCGCATCGCCGACATGGCGCACCGGCTGGGATTCGGGAAGCCGACCGAAGCGGGCCTGCCGGAGGAATCCGGCGGCCTGCAGCCGACCCGCGGCTGGAAGCAGGAGCGCGCCGGCGCGCCGTGGGGAATCGGCGACACCTACAACCTCGGCATCGGCCAGGGCGACATGCTGGCGACGCCGCTGCAGCTCGCGGTCATGACGGCGCGCATCGCCAACGGCGGCTTCGAGGTCAAGCCGCGGCTGGTGGCGGCCCGCGCCGGGAAGGGCGAGCCGCTGCGTCCGCCGGAGGTCCGGAACAAGCCCGACGCGCCGAGCATGCGCCTGAACCCGGTCAACCTGAAGGCCGTGCAGGAGGGCATGAACATGGTCGTGAACCACGGCCTGGGCACCGCCGGCGGATCGCGCATCCTCGAGCGCGGCATGGCGATGGCCGGCAAGACCGGCACGTCGCAGGTCAAGCGCATCACCGAGAGCGAGCGCGACCGCAAGATGTCCCAGGAGGAGCTGCCCTGGCACCTGCGGCACCACGCGCTGTTCGTCGGCTACGCCCCGGTCGAGAATCCGCGCTACGCCTGCGCGCTGATCGTCGAGCACGGCATGGGCGGCTCCAAGACCGCCGCGCCGATCACGCGCGATATCCTGATCCAGACCCAGAAGATCGATCCGTCGCGCCGGCCCGACCGCTTCAAGAACGCCGCCGTGGTCGGCGGCGGCAGCCTCGCCGAGGCGCCGCCGACGGCCGATCCGGCCAAGCCGAAGGACGGCGCGCGATGA